In Burkholderia sp. WP9, a genomic segment contains:
- the rpmG gene encoding 50S ribosomal protein L33, whose protein sequence is MAKGARDKIKLESTAGTGHFYTTTKNKRNMPEKMLIKKFDPVVRKHVEYKETKIK, encoded by the coding sequence ATGGCGAAAGGCGCACGCGACAAGATCAAGTTGGAATCGACCGCAGGCACGGGTCACTTCTACACGACGACGAAGAACAAACGCAACATGCCGGAAAAGATGCTGATCAAGAAGTTTGATCCGGTCGTCCGTAAGCACGTTGAGTACAAGGAAACCAAGATCAAGTAA
- the rpmB gene encoding 50S ribosomal protein L28, whose protein sequence is MARVCQVTGKAPMSGNNVSHANNKTKRRFLPNLQNRRIWVESENRWVRLRVSNAGLRLIDKNGIDAVLADLRARGEA, encoded by the coding sequence ATGGCACGCGTATGCCAAGTAACTGGGAAAGCGCCGATGAGCGGCAACAACGTTTCCCACGCGAACAACAAAACCAAGCGCCGGTTCCTGCCGAACCTGCAAAACCGCCGTATTTGGGTGGAAAGCGAAAACCGTTGGGTGCGTCTGCGCGTTTCGAACGCCGGCCTGCGCCTGATCGACAAGAACGGTATCGACGCTGTGCTCGCAGATCTGCGCGCACGCGGTGAAGCCTAA
- the radC gene encoding DNA repair protein RadC: MADHATLIDDAPVVTTAHNPELPDPEACGAPAARPLVRGKWLKNDMPRERLIEQGPGVLSDTEMIVLILGSGLPGHDVFNVARALLNRFGSLRAMLDATYTDFDGLRGIGPAKKAQLLAIMEMARRSLVGKMRTRSLMNSPEAVESYLRLLIGGRAQEVFVSLFLDARHRLIRCEESAQGTLTRMAVYPREIVRRALCLNAASLIVAHNHPSGAVQPSASDCRLTHTLRDALTLIDVQLVDHLVIGADSVYSFARAGWP; encoded by the coding sequence CGATGCACCCGTTGTCACGACCGCACACAACCCCGAACTGCCCGACCCGGAGGCTTGCGGCGCGCCTGCGGCGAGGCCGCTAGTGCGAGGTAAATGGCTTAAAAACGACATGCCGCGCGAGCGGCTGATCGAACAGGGGCCCGGCGTGCTGTCGGATACCGAGATGATCGTGCTGATACTGGGCTCGGGACTGCCGGGCCACGACGTTTTCAATGTCGCGCGTGCGTTGCTGAACCGCTTCGGCTCGCTGCGCGCGATGCTCGATGCGACCTACACGGACTTCGACGGCCTGCGCGGCATTGGCCCGGCGAAAAAAGCACAGCTGCTCGCCATCATGGAAATGGCGCGACGCTCGCTAGTCGGTAAAATGCGCACGCGCTCGCTGATGAATTCGCCCGAAGCCGTGGAAAGCTACCTGCGCCTGCTGATCGGTGGCCGTGCGCAGGAGGTTTTCGTGTCGCTTTTTCTCGACGCCCGGCATCGGCTGATTCGCTGCGAAGAAAGCGCCCAGGGCACGCTCACGCGCATGGCGGTGTATCCGCGAGAAATCGTGAGGCGCGCACTGTGCCTGAATGCGGCCAGCCTGATCGTCGCGCATAATCACCCCTCTGGCGCCGTCCAGCCAAGCGCAAGCGACTGCCGGTTGACGCACACACTGCGCGACGCCCTCACGCTGATCGATGTGCAACTGGTCGATCATCTGGTGATCGGCGCCGACAGCGTCTACTCCTTCGCCCGTGCTGGCTGGCCGTGA